A single genomic interval of Cupriavidus necator harbors:
- a CDS encoding patatin-like phospholipase family protein, whose translation MNRGLILGGGGVLGLAWEIGVLHGLASGGIDLLGASEVIGTSAGAFAGCALLDPRGIAWAYARQVAASVQEVPVASSSDVIQTLSVLLTECAGDAARAGRRIGEFALAASSIEVRRRLAVVRDRLDRDDWPSDRLMLTAIDVDSGELHLLTSDSGIDLVHAAAASGAAPGIWPVISAGGKRWVDGGSVSVTNAHLARRFGQCIVISPRPGNLTGVTVQSEIDACGKRDDAVLIVPDASSEAAIGQNNFDPSRRQVAAEAGRRQGKQLVREMPDAWRVC comes from the coding sequence ATGAACCGCGGTTTGATACTTGGGGGCGGTGGCGTCCTCGGCCTCGCCTGGGAGATTGGCGTGCTCCACGGGCTTGCGTCCGGCGGCATCGACCTGCTCGGCGCAAGCGAAGTCATCGGGACATCGGCCGGCGCATTTGCCGGCTGCGCACTCCTTGACCCGAGGGGCATTGCGTGGGCGTACGCGCGGCAGGTTGCTGCGAGCGTACAAGAGGTGCCGGTCGCCTCGTCCTCTGATGTCATCCAGACCCTGTCCGTATTGCTGACGGAATGCGCCGGCGACGCGGCGCGCGCCGGACGGCGCATCGGCGAGTTTGCGCTGGCGGCCTCATCCATTGAGGTCCGCCGGCGCCTGGCTGTCGTGCGCGACCGGCTCGACCGCGATGACTGGCCGTCCGACCGGCTGATGCTCACCGCCATCGACGTGGACAGCGGCGAGCTGCACCTGCTTACCAGCGACTCGGGCATCGACCTGGTGCACGCTGCCGCTGCCAGCGGTGCGGCGCCGGGCATCTGGCCCGTGATCTCGGCCGGCGGCAAACGCTGGGTGGACGGCGGCAGCGTATCGGTGACCAATGCACACCTCGCACGGAGATTCGGCCAATGCATCGTCATCTCGCCCCGGCCGGGCAACCTAACCGGCGTCACGGTGCAGTCCGAGATCGACGCCTGCGGCAAGCGCGACGACGCCGTGCTCATTGTTCCTGACGCGAGCAGCGAAGCCGCGATCGGCCAGAACAACTTCGACCCCAGCCGGCGCCAGGTGGCCGCCGAGGCAGGGAGACGGCAGGGTAAGCAACTCGTCCGTGAAATGCCGGACGCATGGCGGGTGTGCTGA
- a CDS encoding 4Fe-4S binding protein: MTLPTSTSITQHLIDPAICIRCNSCEESCPVGAITHDHNNYVVDVERCNHCRACLPPCPTGAINHWYPVQQPYTLAQQLSWQDLPTPMQAGTETDANESPVLVRAPASASAPALHLYSRAAPAVATVTLRERATALDADDDVWHIVLDFGNQAMPILEGQSIGILPPGLDANGRPHIERLYSVASARTGERRGTSTVALTVRRKPGGLCSNYLCGLVPGETVRVVGPLGDTFLMPMEASANLIMVCTGTGVAPFRGFIQHRLRSMRGATGSLMLFFGGRRPVELPYCGEEDGLPEGFVDHYFCFSRQPDAPRIYVQDGIRAAGKRIRTLLQDELTHVFLCGRKGMEAGVEDAFAGVLRGDGASAWPMVRERLLASGRYHVETY, translated from the coding sequence ATGACGCTTCCCACGTCAACATCGATCACGCAGCACCTGATTGATCCGGCCATTTGCATACGCTGTAACAGCTGCGAGGAGTCCTGCCCGGTTGGCGCGATCACACACGACCACAACAACTACGTGGTCGACGTCGAGCGCTGCAACCATTGCCGTGCGTGTCTCCCCCCGTGCCCAACGGGCGCGATCAATCACTGGTACCCGGTGCAGCAGCCGTACACGCTTGCGCAGCAACTTTCGTGGCAGGATCTGCCAACGCCGATGCAAGCGGGCACCGAGACCGATGCCAACGAGAGTCCTGTCCTAGTGCGGGCGCCCGCGTCGGCGAGTGCGCCGGCACTGCACCTGTACAGCCGCGCTGCACCAGCCGTCGCGACGGTGACATTGCGCGAGCGGGCCACGGCACTCGACGCTGACGATGATGTCTGGCACATCGTGCTGGATTTCGGCAACCAGGCGATGCCCATCCTGGAGGGTCAGAGCATTGGCATCCTGCCGCCCGGCCTCGATGCCAATGGGCGCCCGCATATCGAGCGACTGTACTCGGTCGCCAGCGCAAGAACGGGCGAGCGGCGGGGCACCAGCACTGTCGCACTGACGGTGCGGCGCAAGCCGGGCGGCCTGTGTTCGAACTATCTGTGCGGCCTGGTCCCAGGTGAAACGGTGCGGGTCGTCGGCCCGCTGGGCGATACGTTCCTGATGCCCATGGAAGCGTCCGCCAACCTGATCATGGTCTGCACTGGCACAGGCGTCGCGCCTTTTCGGGGCTTCATCCAGCACCGCCTGCGCAGCATGCGCGGCGCCACAGGCAGCCTGATGCTGTTCTTCGGCGGCCGTCGTCCCGTGGAGCTGCCTTACTGCGGTGAGGAAGACGGGTTGCCGGAGGGTTTTGTCGACCACTACTTCTGCTTCTCGCGTCAACCGGACGCGCCCCGCATATATGTGCAGGACGGCATCCGGGCCGCCGGCAAGCGAATCAGGACGCTTCTACAGGACGAACTCACGCACGTGTTCCTGTGTGGCCGCAAAGGCATGGAAGCCGGCGTGGAGGATGCCTTCGCGGGTGTCCTTCGCGGCGACGGCGCATCCGCATGGCCAATGGTCCGGGAACGCCTGTTAGCCAGCGGACGCTATCACGTTGAAACGTACTGA
- a CDS encoding flavin-containing monooxygenase — translation MYIEPSNAAIPSAAGTNPLAARSELRDVFTNIARQRQIAESDLRKYLADVDPALLLASLVHITRDPSLLSRYAPELKMPDKGDLMPGVKVVETLKGFAQVATIPGAIRQEMIELTVAALDKPASEQTEYLSGYDLAPDLFLKMAAMVTGEPIDAEFGDMLLEQAGFVRNQPVLPQRGRPTERIELAIIGAGMSGIAAAIQAKDRGFRYRIFDSNNKVGGVWAANDYPGVAVDTPATYYSLSYELNPSWSNYYPVGSEYLRYLEGIVEKHNISEFIELESEILKIQWIEEDQEWELMVVKKGREASRVRATAVMSCLGHLNRPNYPDLQGRETFKGVSIHANRWKHDVDLRGKRVGIIGTGATGVQVIGKISQEVDHLTVFMRQPMWIIPNQAGDGDIPQSKRWARQYLPYFLHWDRLKSYWTYSDKVGYPIVRADPEWAKTHVSISPANDRLMQFCINYINSCFGEGSELARKLTPDYAPLGKRSVRDPYDFAPGGFYYALSQPNVALETSKLARVVPDGILTVDGKLIELDVIIYATGLTLDWLSPIEVAGRNGVRLSDVWRDNNPSSYLGGMVPKFPNLFINSGPHTGAGHAGGHNFMAEVVNHYAMECLQLLVEEDARSLEVTQEAFDEHNRKLDEKMAGAIWAWERRAHTYYTNQKGRPILPTPWRHVDFWRMTREPMKEAFILR, via the coding sequence ATGTATATTGAACCTTCCAACGCAGCCATCCCATCCGCAGCCGGGACCAACCCGCTTGCAGCCAGGAGCGAACTCCGAGATGTCTTCACAAACATTGCGCGTCAACGCCAGATCGCGGAATCTGACCTTCGCAAATACCTTGCAGACGTAGACCCGGCGCTGCTGCTAGCGTCGCTCGTGCACATCACGCGCGACCCATCGCTGCTCAGCCGCTACGCGCCTGAACTGAAGATGCCGGACAAGGGCGATCTCATGCCTGGCGTGAAGGTCGTCGAAACGCTGAAGGGCTTCGCCCAGGTCGCCACCATCCCAGGGGCTATCCGGCAAGAGATGATCGAGCTGACGGTTGCCGCGCTGGACAAGCCCGCCTCCGAACAGACCGAATACCTGTCGGGCTACGATCTGGCGCCCGATCTGTTTCTCAAGATGGCAGCGATGGTCACCGGCGAGCCGATCGATGCCGAGTTTGGCGACATGCTGCTCGAACAGGCAGGCTTTGTGCGCAACCAGCCCGTGCTGCCGCAGCGCGGCCGCCCGACCGAGCGTATCGAACTGGCCATCATCGGTGCCGGCATGAGTGGCATCGCGGCCGCCATCCAGGCGAAGGACCGCGGCTTCCGCTACCGCATCTTCGATAGCAACAACAAGGTCGGTGGCGTATGGGCGGCGAACGACTACCCGGGCGTCGCGGTCGATACACCCGCCACGTATTACTCGCTGTCGTACGAACTCAATCCATCGTGGAGCAACTATTACCCGGTGGGCTCCGAGTACCTGCGCTATCTCGAAGGCATCGTCGAGAAGCACAACATCAGTGAGTTCATCGAGCTCGAGAGCGAAATCCTGAAGATCCAGTGGATCGAAGAGGACCAGGAGTGGGAACTGATGGTGGTCAAGAAGGGGCGCGAGGCATCTCGGGTGCGCGCCACAGCAGTCATGTCATGCCTCGGCCACCTCAACCGCCCGAACTATCCCGACCTGCAAGGCCGCGAGACGTTCAAGGGCGTATCGATTCACGCCAACCGCTGGAAGCATGACGTCGATCTGCGCGGCAAGCGCGTCGGCATCATCGGCACCGGAGCGACCGGCGTGCAGGTGATCGGCAAGATCTCGCAGGAAGTGGACCACCTCACCGTCTTTATGCGCCAGCCGATGTGGATCATTCCCAACCAGGCGGGAGACGGGGATATTCCGCAAAGCAAGCGCTGGGCGCGCCAGTACCTGCCGTACTTCCTCCACTGGGACAGGCTGAAGTCTTACTGGACCTATAGCGACAAGGTCGGATATCCGATCGTTCGCGCAGACCCAGAATGGGCGAAGACGCACGTCTCCATCTCTCCAGCCAACGACCGCCTGATGCAGTTCTGCATCAACTACATCAACTCGTGTTTTGGCGAGGGAAGCGAACTGGCCCGGAAGCTGACGCCGGACTACGCACCGCTGGGCAAGCGAAGCGTGCGCGACCCGTATGACTTTGCCCCCGGTGGCTTCTACTACGCCCTGTCGCAGCCGAACGTGGCCCTCGAGACCAGCAAGCTGGCGCGTGTGGTGCCGGACGGCATCCTGACCGTGGACGGCAAGCTGATCGAGCTCGACGTCATCATCTACGCGACCGGGCTGACCCTCGACTGGCTGTCGCCGATCGAGGTGGCGGGACGCAACGGGGTACGGCTATCCGACGTCTGGCGCGACAACAATCCGTCCTCCTACCTGGGCGGGATGGTGCCGAAGTTCCCCAATCTCTTCATCAACTCTGGCCCGCATACCGGGGCTGGGCATGCTGGCGGGCACAACTTCATGGCGGAGGTCGTCAACCACTACGCGATGGAATGCCTGCAGTTACTGGTCGAGGAGGATGCCCGCTCGCTGGAGGTGACCCAGGAAGCGTTTGATGAACACAACCGCAAGCTCGACGAGAAGATGGCGGGGGCGATCTGGGCCTGGGAGCGGCGCGCCCACACCTATTACACCAACCAGAAGGGGCGGCCCATCCTCCCGACGCCATGGCGCCATGTGGACTTCTGGCGCATGACCCGCGAGCCCATGAAGGAAGCCTTCATCCTGCGCTGA
- a CDS encoding Zn-dependent alcohol dehydrogenase, whose product MRTKVQAAVMVKARELQVELLDLDEPHDNEVMVEIAATGVCHSDLSVYQAVLPTPLPVILGHESAGVVVGLGSQVSGLALGDRVVLSLLAQCGNCFYCNHGQPVLCESGQPSMLQGTMADGTTRFTWNGAPVFQMAGLGTLAQRVVVPATSVVPIPDSLPLEQAALLGCGVMTGWGAAVNTARVEVGEAVAILGCGGVGLHAIQGARTSGASMIIAIDPRTDRLELARSLGATHQLQPGTGLVEKVRALTGGRGVEVALEVAGRQQSIDDAIRMTRRGGRAVIVSAPGKDVVVNISAFGGLVLTEKTIRGSLYGSAHVRRDIARLVDLHGAGKLQLDNLASVIYSLDQVNEAMAHCATEAGGRAIVRP is encoded by the coding sequence ATGCGAACAAAGGTGCAGGCTGCCGTGATGGTGAAGGCCCGCGAACTCCAGGTGGAGTTGCTGGACCTGGATGAACCGCACGATAACGAAGTGATGGTGGAGATTGCCGCGACAGGCGTGTGCCATTCGGACCTGTCGGTGTACCAAGCAGTGCTGCCGACACCGCTGCCAGTGATACTGGGGCACGAAAGCGCGGGTGTCGTCGTGGGCCTGGGATCTCAGGTGTCGGGCCTGGCGCTCGGCGACCGCGTGGTGCTCAGCCTGCTGGCCCAGTGTGGCAACTGCTTCTATTGCAACCACGGCCAGCCGGTGTTGTGCGAGTCGGGGCAGCCATCGATGCTGCAGGGCACCATGGCAGATGGCACGACGCGATTTACATGGAATGGCGCACCGGTGTTCCAGATGGCCGGTCTGGGAACGCTTGCACAGCGGGTTGTCGTACCGGCTACATCGGTCGTTCCCATCCCGGACTCTCTGCCGCTGGAGCAGGCGGCATTGCTCGGCTGCGGGGTCATGACGGGCTGGGGCGCAGCGGTCAACACGGCCCGGGTCGAAGTCGGCGAAGCGGTGGCCATCCTCGGTTGCGGCGGTGTCGGCCTGCATGCGATCCAGGGCGCGCGTACCAGCGGTGCCAGCATGATCATCGCAATCGATCCCCGTACGGATCGCCTGGAGCTGGCGCGGTCGCTGGGTGCGACCCATCAGCTGCAGCCCGGGACCGGACTGGTGGAAAAGGTACGCGCGCTCACCGGTGGGCGCGGCGTCGAGGTCGCGCTGGAAGTCGCCGGGCGCCAGCAATCCATCGATGACGCCATACGGATGACCCGACGAGGCGGCCGTGCCGTCATTGTCAGTGCGCCGGGTAAGGACGTGGTGGTGAACATCTCCGCGTTCGGCGGGCTGGTGCTCACAGAGAAGACCATCCGCGGCTCCCTCTATGGTTCCGCTCACGTGCGCCGCGACATTGCGCGGCTGGTAGACCTCCACGGGGCGGGCAAGCTGCAACTGGACAACCTCGCGTCAGTCATCTATTCGCTGGACCAGGTCAATGAGGCCATGGCGCATTGCGCCACGGAGGCGGGCGGTCGGGCCATCGTGCGCCCATGA
- a CDS encoding CaiB/BaiF CoA transferase family protein: MTTENGDKAPGPCAGLRVLEFATMVAGPFAGQMLADLGAEVIKIEPISGDPMRKGHPQHQGVAAGFALFNGGKRSMCIDLKSPSGQALARELALTADVLIENFRPGVMDGFRLGHETLCQANARLIYASINGFGVDGPYAARPAYDHVVQALSGTMPGIGSQDQPEPVRNSVVDKITAATAAQAILAALVHRERNGGKGQRVCVSLLDAYAAFMLPDLMVNHYFQTPSIGARALPNTYFPIRTSDGHVMGHIFTDEQFRNLCRMFDRLDLIDDPRFAGVKERRDHCEAMWDEIRHSARRLDTATVEQLAEKHSVPLGRVNDLAGFFADPQVRHNGTYSDDDDPLLGRVRQLRSPIRLALTPAASRRRPPLLGEDTSALLAGLGKTATQINQAFASRVVAGRMDEADAAGKSAVGAQA, encoded by the coding sequence ATGACAACCGAAAACGGGGACAAGGCACCCGGCCCGTGCGCAGGATTGCGCGTGCTGGAATTCGCAACCATGGTTGCCGGGCCGTTCGCCGGCCAGATGCTGGCCGATCTCGGGGCCGAGGTCATCAAGATCGAGCCCATCAGTGGCGATCCCATGCGCAAGGGGCACCCCCAGCACCAGGGGGTCGCGGCTGGATTCGCGCTGTTCAACGGTGGCAAGCGAAGCATGTGCATCGACCTCAAGTCCCCTTCGGGACAAGCGCTGGCGCGCGAGCTGGCGTTGACTGCCGATGTGCTGATTGAGAACTTCCGCCCGGGCGTGATGGACGGATTCAGGCTCGGGCATGAGACCCTTTGCCAGGCCAATGCAAGGCTCATCTATGCGTCAATCAATGGCTTCGGCGTCGATGGACCGTATGCCGCACGGCCCGCATACGATCATGTCGTGCAGGCGCTGAGCGGGACCATGCCGGGCATCGGCAGCCAGGACCAGCCCGAGCCCGTCCGCAATTCGGTCGTCGACAAGATTACCGCTGCCACCGCCGCACAAGCAATTCTGGCCGCGCTCGTCCACCGCGAGCGCAACGGCGGCAAGGGCCAGCGGGTCTGCGTGTCGCTGCTGGACGCCTACGCCGCCTTCATGCTGCCGGATCTGATGGTGAACCACTACTTCCAGACGCCAAGTATCGGTGCGCGCGCCCTGCCCAACACCTACTTCCCAATCCGGACGTCGGACGGCCACGTCATGGGCCATATCTTCACCGACGAGCAGTTCAGGAATCTCTGCCGGATGTTTGACCGCCTGGACCTGATCGACGATCCCCGCTTCGCTGGTGTGAAGGAGCGCCGCGATCACTGTGAGGCGATGTGGGATGAAATCCGGCACAGCGCGCGGCGGCTCGACACGGCCACCGTCGAGCAGCTTGCCGAGAAGCACAGCGTCCCGCTTGGGCGCGTCAACGACCTGGCCGGGTTCTTCGCCGATCCGCAGGTCCGGCACAACGGCACGTACTCGGACGATGACGATCCATTGCTCGGAAGAGTGCGTCAGCTTCGGTCCCCGATCCGCCTGGCGCTGACGCCAGCGGCCAGCCGCCGCCGGCCGCCCCTGCTCGGGGAGGACACCAGCGCACTCCTCGCGGGCCTGGGCAAGACGGCAACGCAGATCAACCAGGCCTTTGCAAGCCGGGTGGTCGCCGGCCGCATGGACGAGGCGGATGCCGCAGGCAAGTCCGCGGTGGGAGCACAAGCATGA
- a CDS encoding aldehyde dehydrogenase family protein gives MSANPLHPNLNAEDLALALSGHNFIDGELAPTRSGRTFAVINPATGRKIADAPFSVADDVDLAVHAAQRAQREWADTPARRRGALVIECARLLASHVEELARLVTLETGKAIRTESRPEAEGIADMLQYYGGLAPELKGETVPHRPDVLTLTVREPLGVVGAILPWNAPMYILAMKIGPSLVAGNTVVVKSAEEAPLAVLRVCQILSQVLPKGVLNVVAGYGPECGAPLVAHPGVHKVTFTGSVETGKIIYKTAADKLIPVTLELGGKSPMIVMPDADLDQAAAGAVAGMRFTRQGQSCSASSRMIVHESVHDAFVGKVKALVDAMKIGDPMDEATDIGTIISPAQYDKVCGYIEAGRSLPGTTAVECSTLPADLALGAGLFIRPVMFTGLTNDSKLAREEIFGPVVCVMKFSSYRDALAMANDTDYGLTASVWTRDLKTAMDASLRLQAGFVQVNQNLVAQPGLSYGGYKNSGLGKEASLEAMLDHFTQMKTILVNLA, from the coding sequence GTGTCAGCTAACCCCCTCCATCCCAATCTCAACGCGGAAGATCTGGCCCTGGCCCTGAGTGGGCACAATTTCATCGACGGCGAGCTTGCGCCCACACGCTCGGGCAGGACGTTCGCCGTGATCAATCCCGCCACCGGCCGCAAGATCGCGGATGCGCCCTTCAGCGTTGCCGATGACGTGGATCTCGCCGTCCATGCCGCGCAGCGCGCCCAGCGCGAATGGGCCGATACACCGGCGCGCAGGCGCGGCGCCCTGGTCATTGAATGTGCCCGGCTGCTGGCCTCGCACGTCGAGGAGCTGGCACGGCTTGTGACACTCGAGACCGGCAAGGCGATTCGGACCGAAAGCCGTCCCGAAGCGGAAGGTATCGCCGACATGCTGCAGTACTACGGCGGCCTGGCCCCGGAGCTGAAGGGCGAGACCGTGCCCCACCGGCCGGATGTCCTGACGCTCACCGTGCGGGAACCGCTCGGCGTCGTTGGCGCGATTTTGCCCTGGAACGCGCCAATGTACATCCTGGCGATGAAAATCGGACCCTCGCTCGTGGCCGGTAACACTGTCGTGGTGAAATCTGCCGAGGAAGCACCCCTGGCAGTGTTGCGCGTGTGCCAGATCCTGAGCCAGGTGCTGCCCAAGGGTGTCCTCAACGTGGTTGCCGGCTATGGCCCTGAATGCGGCGCGCCGCTGGTCGCGCATCCCGGTGTGCACAAGGTCACTTTCACCGGCTCCGTGGAAACAGGCAAGATCATCTACAAGACAGCGGCCGACAAGCTGATCCCCGTCACGCTCGAGCTTGGCGGCAAGAGCCCGATGATCGTCATGCCCGACGCTGACCTGGATCAGGCTGCCGCCGGCGCGGTGGCCGGCATGCGGTTCACCCGCCAGGGCCAGAGCTGCTCGGCCTCCAGCCGGATGATCGTGCACGAGTCGGTGCATGACGCATTTGTCGGCAAGGTGAAGGCGCTGGTCGATGCCATGAAGATTGGCGATCCGATGGACGAGGCCACGGACATCGGCACTATCATCTCGCCAGCCCAGTACGACAAGGTGTGCGGATACATCGAAGCGGGACGATCCCTGCCCGGCACAACCGCGGTGGAATGCTCGACATTGCCAGCAGACCTGGCGCTGGGAGCCGGACTGTTCATCCGCCCTGTGATGTTCACCGGCCTGACCAATGATAGTAAGCTGGCGCGCGAAGAGATCTTCGGTCCGGTCGTCTGCGTCATGAAATTCTCGAGCTACAGGGACGCGTTGGCGATGGCCAACGACACAGACTACGGCTTGACGGCGTCAGTCTGGACCCGGGATCTGAAGACGGCGATGGATGCCAGCCTGAGGCTTCAGGCCGGCTTCGTCCAGGTAAACCAGAATCTCGTAGCCCAGCCTGGCCTCTCGTATGGCGGCTACAAGAATTCCGGCTTGGGCAAGGAGGCATCGCTTGAGGCAATGCTGGACCACTTCACACAGATGAAGACCATCCTCGTGAATCTCGCATAG
- a CDS encoding cytochrome P450 encodes MTDTNQHALLHDGYDLLSDHYVQEAHALWRDIRSSGCPVAHSEKWGGSWLPTTYDDIHHVAQNPAVFSSRAAEIAGEVPPQGSGLVLPPLTSDPPDHKIHRDLLEPYFTPARVAAIEPYAQSLARDLARRVAVKGEADLGEDYSKPFVLSLLTRFLDVPDDRQERFMDWAIRVLKYGPFDQELRKAAFDEAFADLEQLLKEREQDPGEDLVSHIALATIDGKPISRKHRIGSLLLAVLAGADTTWNALNASLNHLADHPADRATLINEPGLLRTTAVEELLRFYAPLSIARVTTEEVELKGRCIGAGERVILAYPAANRDPAVFENPDEVQLDRKRNRHLTFGVGVHRCLGSHLARMEMRVAIEEWLKAIPNFERISGAVKWSAGNARGPENVRIRVV; translated from the coding sequence GTGACCGACACCAACCAGCACGCACTGCTCCATGACGGCTATGACCTTCTCTCCGACCACTATGTACAGGAGGCGCATGCCCTGTGGCGCGACATCCGTTCCAGCGGCTGTCCGGTGGCGCATAGCGAAAAGTGGGGCGGCTCCTGGCTGCCGACAACATACGACGATATCCACCATGTCGCCCAGAATCCCGCAGTGTTCTCATCGCGGGCCGCGGAAATTGCGGGCGAAGTGCCGCCGCAGGGTTCGGGCCTGGTGCTGCCACCGCTGACCAGCGACCCGCCGGATCACAAGATCCACCGTGACCTGCTCGAGCCCTACTTCACGCCGGCGCGAGTTGCAGCCATCGAGCCGTACGCACAGAGTCTCGCGCGCGACCTGGCGCGACGGGTCGCCGTCAAAGGCGAAGCGGACCTTGGCGAGGACTACTCCAAGCCCTTCGTCTTGTCATTGCTGACACGCTTCCTCGACGTACCCGACGACCGTCAGGAGCGCTTCATGGACTGGGCCATCCGGGTCCTGAAGTACGGGCCCTTCGACCAGGAGTTGCGCAAGGCGGCGTTCGATGAAGCCTTCGCGGATCTTGAGCAATTGCTCAAAGAGCGGGAGCAGGACCCGGGCGAAGACCTCGTCAGCCATATCGCACTGGCCACCATCGACGGCAAGCCGATCTCGCGCAAGCACCGTATCGGTAGTCTGCTGCTGGCCGTCCTTGCGGGCGCCGATACCACGTGGAACGCTCTCAACGCCAGCCTGAACCATCTGGCTGATCACCCTGCCGACCGGGCGACGCTGATCAACGAGCCAGGCCTGTTGAGGACGACTGCGGTGGAGGAGTTGCTTCGCTTCTATGCGCCGCTGTCTATCGCGCGCGTCACCACCGAGGAAGTGGAGTTGAAGGGGCGCTGCATCGGTGCTGGCGAGCGGGTGATTCTGGCTTATCCGGCGGCCAATCGCGACCCGGCGGTATTCGAGAACCCAGACGAAGTGCAGCTTGATCGCAAGCGTAACCGACACCTGACCTTCGGGGTGGGCGTGCACCGATGCCTCGGGTCCCACCTCGCCCGCATGGAAATGCGCGTCGCCATCGAGGAATGGCTCAAGGCGATTCCGAATTTTGAGCGCATATCCGGCGCGGTCAAGTGGTCTGCGGGCAATGCCCGTGGTCCTGAGAACGTGCGTATCCGGGTGGTTTGA
- the mmsB gene encoding 3-hydroxyisobutyrate dehydrogenase has protein sequence MSRIAFIGLGNMGMPMALNLVRAGHDVQGFDISEAALAGFAGQGGQSQRSVAAAVDGASIVISIVRNADDVKNLYCTAGGVLDVAAPGALLIESSTIGPAAARAVAAEAAQAGFAMLDAPVAGGQAGAREARLTFMVGGARTAFDRAEPVLRQMGARIFYAGASGNGQIAKLCNNLIACVSSAVVSEAFILGSKLGMDYQTMYDIITQSTGQCWTLSHNCPVPGPVPSSPASRDYVPGFAADLMLKDLSLVASAASEVGAATPFGARAIQLYRQLSESGLGARDWTVVARLIENSASLN, from the coding sequence ATGAGCAGAATTGCATTCATTGGTCTTGGCAATATGGGCATGCCCATGGCCCTGAACCTTGTACGTGCGGGCCACGACGTGCAGGGATTCGATATCTCGGAAGCCGCACTGGCCGGCTTCGCCGGACAGGGGGGGCAATCGCAGCGCAGCGTGGCAGCGGCTGTCGATGGCGCATCGATCGTCATTTCCATCGTGAGAAATGCCGATGACGTGAAGAACCTGTACTGCACCGCAGGCGGTGTCCTGGACGTCGCCGCGCCGGGAGCCCTGCTGATCGAGAGCTCAACCATCGGACCCGCCGCCGCGCGTGCTGTCGCCGCGGAAGCGGCGCAAGCCGGCTTTGCGATGTTGGATGCTCCCGTGGCCGGCGGCCAGGCTGGCGCCCGCGAAGCGCGGCTGACATTCATGGTCGGCGGCGCGCGCACGGCCTTCGACCGCGCTGAGCCAGTCCTGCGCCAGATGGGCGCCAGAATCTTTTATGCCGGGGCCAGCGGCAATGGCCAGATTGCCAAGCTGTGCAACAACCTGATCGCCTGCGTCAGCAGCGCGGTCGTCTCGGAAGCCTTCATCCTGGGCAGCAAGCTCGGCATGGACTATCAGACGATGTACGACATCATCACACAGTCTACCGGCCAGTGCTGGACCCTCTCGCACAACTGCCCGGTGCCGGGCCCCGTGCCGTCTTCGCCCGCCAGTCGCGATTATGTCCCTGGATTTGCGGCGGATCTGATGCTCAAGGACCTCTCCCTCGTCGCGTCTGCCGCCAGTGAGGTTGGCGCCGCGACACCGTTTGGCGCCAGGGCCATCCAGCTGTACCGGCAGCTAAGCGAATCTGGCCTTGGCGCCCGCGATTGGACCGTAGTTGCCAGGTTGATCGAAAACAGCGCTTCTCTCAATTAA